One region of Candidatus Limnocylindrales bacterium genomic DNA includes:
- a CDS encoding MBL fold metallo-hydrolase has protein sequence MSKESVLKGSLRLVITLVMVVSLSQVAQPAFKPVIHRHASDPKAAWVNSYQIETGNGVIVIDTSLTISEGKAIRAEIEALKKPLLAILLTHGHPDHTNGLSEVLGSDNVPVIATEGVDKVMRTTYTPEREESGRKRFGEEWPQKRIFPTKTLRDGESITLDGVTLTVHDLGPGESHSDSYWVLEGDEKVAFIGDEVINRAHAYMADGHSSQWLKNLDRLKTELKDMKTIYPGHGEPGSLEMLDWEKTYIQAYREAVKSLAKGQPTLTEEAKKELQARMEAFLPNAPLTYLIVWGADPIAAELANEK, from the coding sequence ATGAGCAAAGAATCAGTCTTGAAGGGATCTCTTAGGTTGGTGATAACCCTCGTCATGGTAGTTTCTCTTAGTCAGGTAGCTCAACCGGCCTTTAAACCTGTCATTCATCGTCATGCATCTGATCCGAAAGCCGCCTGGGTAAATTCTTATCAGATAGAGACCGGAAATGGAGTTATCGTCATCGATACGTCTTTGACGATTTCAGAAGGTAAAGCCATCCGGGCAGAAATAGAGGCTCTGAAAAAACCCCTTTTAGCCATCCTTCTGACCCACGGTCATCCCGATCATACCAATGGCTTATCCGAAGTACTGGGATCGGATAACGTACCGGTCATAGCTACGGAAGGTGTGGATAAAGTTATGAGAACAACCTACACGCCAGAAAGAGAAGAAAGTGGTCGTAAGAGGTTCGGAGAGGAGTGGCCACAAAAGAGAATCTTTCCGACAAAAACCCTTCGGGACGGAGAATCTATTACCCTGGATGGAGTTACGTTAACGGTTCACGATCTGGGTCCTGGGGAATCCCATAGCGATTCTTACTGGGTCCTGGAAGGAGATGAAAAAGTTGCTTTTATCGGGGACGAGGTCATTAATAGAGCCCATGCCTATATGGCCGACGGGCATAGTAGCCAATGGTTGAAGAATCTGGATCGGTTAAAAACCGAGCTTAAAGATATGAAGACAATTTACCCGGGTCATGGCGAACCAGGTTCCCTGGAAATGCTGGATTGGGAGAAGACCTATATTCAGGCTTATAGAGAAGCCGTTAAATCGTTGGCAAAAGGACAACCCACCCTGACCGAGGAAGCTAAGAAGGAGCTCCAGGCCAGGATGGAAGCCTTTTTACCCAATGCTCCGCTAACCTACCTCATTGTATGGGGAGCCGAC